A region from the Methanofollis liminatans DSM 4140 genome encodes:
- a CDS encoding type I restriction endonuclease subunit R, protein MTGQTDEKAFETYLEEILRKGGWQAGKKEEWDVERALFPQRIVSFLQETQPDLWAEMQGLHGERLEDLILATLVKELDTKGTLHVLRHGFKFYGKTFRLASFKPAHGLNAETLALYAKNQLTLTRQVPCHPGRCDTVDLLFAVNGIPVATCELKNPGTGQTWRNAVRQYREDRDPRAPLFQFKKRSLVHFAADSEQVYMTTCLENDRTNFLPFNRGSHPGQIQCGAGNPAHPSGYRTGYFWEDVLQRDSFLDIIGRFMFIENKEQTVDDGHGGKKRIKKEKMVFPRYHQLDALRAIVAAAKKEGPGHNYLIQHSAGSGKTNSISWLSHRLASLHNADDKKIFDCVIVITDRRILDQQLQDAIYQIEHAQGVVQAIDQDSKQLAAALIDGTKIVVTTLQKFPFVLHGLLTAAGAKNLEEATEEEKEQAKAWQRAIAVRNYAVIVDEAHSSQSGETSRELKAILGAAATPGENGDPDWEDGLNQVMQSRGRQPNLSFFAFTATPKGKTIELFGRPGADGVPEAFHLYSMRQAIEEGFILDVLTNYTTYATYYRLLKAIEEDPAMPRKKAARVLAKFMSLHPYNIEQKTAVIVEHFRTHVQHRLGGRAKAMLITATRLNAVRYMEAFQRYIDEHGYTDIHPLVAFSGTVTDPNTGLEYTEPGMNIDVITGQHISESQLPERFDSNDYQILIAANKYQTGFDQPLLHTMYVDKRLDGVHAVQALSRLNRKIPGKDEPFVLDFVNEAEDIYGAFKPYYDKTSLQECTDPSQLEALKFQLDQAQVYFWSEVAAFARIFYKPPDQQKPSDHARMQFHLQPAVDRFKGIEDEEKKQEFRDRLCSYVRLYAFMSQIMPYNDPDLEMLYSYGRFLIPHLTLDQDEEIVKVSNEVELQYYRLERVFSGAIDLREGDVPGVRAPSAVGTGKAKEEKAPLSEIIEVLNERFGTQFAEGDRLFFQQIKESACSDDRVIQTALANPLDKFELGIRRLIEEIMIDRMADNDKIVTRYMSDQEFQGSAFPILAKEIFDAVRKEAADE, encoded by the coding sequence ATGACCGGTCAGACCGACGAGAAGGCCTTTGAAACCTACCTCGAAGAGATCCTCCGCAAAGGAGGCTGGCAGGCGGGCAAAAAAGAAGAATGGGACGTCGAACGCGCCCTCTTCCCGCAGCGGATCGTCTCCTTCCTCCAGGAGACGCAACCCGACCTCTGGGCCGAGATGCAGGGACTCCACGGGGAACGGCTCGAAGACCTCATCCTCGCGACCCTGGTCAAAGAACTCGACACCAAAGGCACCCTCCACGTCCTCCGCCACGGCTTCAAGTTCTACGGTAAGACCTTCAGGCTCGCCTCCTTCAAACCGGCCCACGGCCTCAACGCAGAGACCCTTGCCCTCTACGCAAAAAACCAGCTGACTCTCACGCGCCAGGTCCCCTGCCACCCGGGCAGGTGCGACACCGTGGACCTCCTCTTCGCCGTCAACGGCATCCCGGTGGCGACCTGCGAACTGAAAAACCCCGGGACCGGCCAGACCTGGCGCAACGCCGTGAGGCAATACCGTGAAGACCGGGACCCGCGTGCTCCCCTCTTCCAGTTCAAAAAGCGGTCCCTCGTCCACTTCGCCGCCGACAGTGAACAGGTGTACATGACCACCTGCCTCGAAAACGACCGGACAAACTTCCTCCCGTTCAACCGCGGCAGCCACCCCGGCCAGATCCAGTGCGGCGCCGGCAACCCCGCCCATCCCTCCGGCTACCGCACCGGTTACTTCTGGGAAGACGTCCTCCAGCGCGACAGTTTCCTCGACATCATCGGCCGCTTCATGTTCATCGAAAATAAGGAACAGACCGTCGACGACGGGCACGGCGGGAAAAAGCGTATCAAAAAGGAGAAGATGGTCTTCCCCCGCTACCACCAGCTCGACGCCCTCCGCGCGATCGTCGCCGCCGCCAAAAAAGAAGGTCCGGGACACAACTATCTCATCCAGCACTCCGCCGGCAGCGGCAAGACCAACAGCATCTCCTGGCTCTCCCACCGGCTCGCCAGCCTCCACAACGCAGACGACAAAAAAATCTTCGACTGCGTCATCGTCATCACCGACCGCCGCATCCTCGACCAGCAACTCCAGGACGCCATCTACCAGATCGAACACGCACAGGGAGTAGTCCAGGCCATCGACCAGGACTCAAAACAACTGGCCGCAGCCCTCATCGACGGCACAAAGATCGTGGTTACCACCCTCCAGAAGTTCCCGTTTGTGTTGCATGGGTTGCTCACCGCAGCAGGGGCAAAAAACCTCGAAGAGGCGACCGAAGAGGAGAAAGAACAGGCAAAAGCGTGGCAGCGGGCCATCGCCGTCCGAAACTATGCGGTGATCGTGGACGAAGCCCACTCCAGCCAGAGCGGTGAGACTTCCCGGGAATTGAAGGCGATCCTCGGTGCAGCCGCAACACCCGGGGAAAACGGCGATCCCGACTGGGAAGATGGGTTAAACCAGGTCATGCAATCCCGCGGCCGGCAGCCAAACCTGAGTTTCTTCGCCTTCACCGCCACACCCAAAGGCAAGACGATCGAACTCTTCGGCAGACCCGGCGCAGACGGCGTCCCTGAAGCCTTCCACCTCTACAGCATGCGCCAGGCGATAGAAGAAGGGTTCATCCTCGACGTCCTGACCAATTACACCACCTATGCCACCTACTACAGACTCCTGAAGGCCATCGAGGAAGACCCCGCTATGCCCAGGAAGAAGGCGGCCCGGGTGCTCGCAAAATTCATGAGTCTCCACCCCTACAACATCGAGCAGAAGACCGCGGTGATCGTGGAACACTTCCGCACCCATGTGCAGCACCGTCTCGGCGGCCGGGCAAAGGCGATGCTGATCACCGCCACACGCCTCAATGCCGTCCGCTATATGGAGGCATTCCAGCGCTACATCGACGAACACGGATACACCGACATCCATCCCCTCGTCGCCTTCAGCGGAACCGTCACGGACCCGAACACCGGCCTTGAGTACACCGAACCCGGCATGAACATCGACGTGATCACCGGCCAGCACATCAGTGAATCCCAGCTCCCCGAACGGTTCGACTCTAACGATTACCAGATCCTCATTGCGGCCAACAAGTACCAGACAGGCTTTGATCAGCCGCTGCTCCACACGATGTATGTCGACAAACGGCTCGACGGCGTCCATGCCGTACAGGCCTTATCCCGGCTCAACCGGAAGATCCCGGGAAAAGACGAGCCGTTCGTTCTTGACTTCGTCAACGAGGCCGAAGATATTTACGGGGCATTCAAACCCTATTATGACAAAACCAGCCTCCAGGAATGCACCGATCCGTCGCAGCTTGAAGCCCTCAAATTTCAACTCGACCAGGCGCAGGTGTACTTCTGGAGCGAGGTGGCGGCCTTCGCCAGGATCTTTTACAAACCGCCAGACCAACAAAAACCCTCGGACCATGCCCGCATGCAGTTCCACCTCCAGCCCGCCGTGGACCGCTTTAAGGGGATTGAAGATGAGGAGAAGAAGCAGGAGTTCCGCGACAGACTCTGCAGTTACGTCCGGCTGTATGCATTCATGAGCCAGATCATGCCGTATAACGACCCGGATTTGGAGATGCTCTACAGTTATGGGCGCTTCCTGATCCCTCATCTGACCCTCGACCAGGACGAGGAGATCGTGAAAGTGAGCAACGAGGTCGAACTCCAGTACTACCGTCTGGAGCGGGTCTTTTCCGGCGCCATCGATCTGAGAGAGGGAGACGTCCCCGGTGTAAGAGCGCCCTCAGCAGTCGGCACCGGCAAGGCAAAGGAAGAAAAAGCACCCCTTTCCGAGATCATAGAGGTCCTGAACGAGCGTTTCGGGACACAGTTCGCCGAAGGAGACCGGTTGTTCTTCCAGCAGATCAAGGAAAGCGCCTGCAGCGATGACCGGGTGATCCAGACCGCTCTCGCGAATCCGCTCGACAAATTTGAACTGGGGATCCGCAGACTGATCGAGGAGATCATGATCGATCGCATGGCCGATAATGACAAGATCGTGACGCGGTATATGTCTGATCAGGAGTTTCAGGGGTCTGCATTTCCAATTCTGGCAAAAGAGATCTTTGATGCCGTCAGGAAGGAGGCAGCTGACGAATAG
- a CDS encoding restriction endonuclease subunit S, whose protein sequence is MKYSPYPSYKPSGVAWLGDVPAGWEVKRLKTTANTRTSNVDKVPSEDELPVRLCNYTDVYYNDHIHPGLELMETTATAEEIQRFRLHLGDVVITKDSEEWDDIAVPALVRETTPDLVCGYHLAIIRPNLRKLLGAFLFRSLQSSAVNHQFQIAATGVTRYGLPKSAIGEALLPLPPIDEQRAIADFLDRQTGRIDTLIAKRRALIERLKEKRSALISRTVTRGLPPAAARAAGLDPHPPLKPSGVEWLGDVPEHWGVAKVKLLEGNDQSVVQTGPFGAQLHASDYVDEGVPLILIRNVNDFKIDDTEIPRISEEDASRLAMYRLQTGDLVFSRVGSVGRIALCTEKEDGWLISGQMLRLRLRNPQINRRYALYILGSEAGLTFVELQSVGSTRESINTDILRNIPILIPPLPEQRAIADFLDRQTAKIDRLVSLEEAVIDRLQEYRSALITAAVTGKIDVRERAEV, encoded by the coding sequence GTGAAGTATTCCCCTTATCCTTCGTATAAGCCCAGCGGCGTGGCGTGGCTGGGGGATGTGCCGGCGGGGTGGGAGGTGAAGCGGCTTAAAACCACAGCAAATACCAGGACAAGTAATGTAGATAAGGTTCCATCTGAAGACGAATTACCAGTCCGGCTCTGCAACTACACAGATGTCTACTACAATGACCACATCCATCCGGGATTAGAGTTGATGGAGACAACGGCAACCGCCGAGGAGATTCAAAGGTTCAGACTCCATCTCGGTGACGTGGTAATTACCAAAGACTCTGAGGAATGGGATGATATTGCTGTTCCTGCCCTTGTTAGGGAGACAACTCCAGATCTTGTATGTGGTTACCACCTTGCAATTATTCGGCCCAACCTCCGGAAACTACTGGGGGCATTTCTCTTTCGGTCCTTACAATCCAGTGCCGTCAACCACCAGTTCCAGATCGCCGCAACTGGTGTGACACGATATGGATTGCCAAAAAGTGCAATTGGAGAGGCGTTGTTACCACTTCCTCCGATTGACGAACAGCGCGCCATCGCCGATTTCCTCGACCGCCAGACCGGACGGATCGACACCCTCATCGCAAAGAGGCGGGCGCTCATCGAGAGACTGAAGGAGAAGCGCTCCGCCCTCATCTCGCGGACGGTCACCCGCGGCCTCCCGCCCGCCGCCGCCCGGGCCGCCGGGCTCGACCCCCATCCCCCGCTCAAGCCTTCGGGTGTTGAATGGCTGGGAGATGTGCCAGAGCACTGGGGTGTTGCGAAAGTAAAGTTGCTTGAAGGAAACGATCAATCGGTCGTCCAAACTGGACCTTTCGGGGCACAACTCCATGCAAGTGATTATGTAGATGAGGGTGTTCCACTGATTTTGATTCGTAATGTGAATGACTTTAAAATCGACGATACTGAAATACCCAGAATATCTGAAGAAGATGCGAGTCGATTGGCAATGTATCGGTTGCAGACCGGTGATCTCGTCTTCAGTCGTGTTGGAAGTGTCGGAAGAATTGCGTTATGTACGGAAAAAGAAGATGGATGGCTAATCTCTGGTCAAATGTTGAGACTCCGATTGAGAAATCCACAAATCAATAGGAGATATGCTCTTTATATTCTCGGTTCGGAGGCGGGACTAACATTCGTAGAACTGCAGTCTGTTGGATCTACGAGGGAGTCAATAAATACCGACATTCTTCGTAATATACCTATATTGATCCCCCCTCTCCCCGAACAACGCGCCATCGCCGACTTCCTCGACCGCCAGACCGCAAAGATCGATCGTCTGGTCTCCCTGGAAGAAGCGGTGATCGACCGCCTGCAGGAGTACCGCTCGGCGCTGATCACCGCCGCCGTCACCGGGAAGATCGATGTGCGGGAGAGGGCAGAGGTATGA
- a CDS encoding type I restriction-modification system subunit M, with amino-acid sequence MMATKNSSTTATHAEMANFIWNICNLLRGPYKRNEYRKVILPLTVLRRFDCLLVPTKELVLQEYAEIKNKPESVIRSKLQKITGLPFYNLSRLTFHTLLDDPENLAPNLNGYINGFSPNVRKIMERFAFSQQIAKMDEKNLLYEVIKAFDTVNLSPDHVDNIQMGYIFEELIRIGSEQSNEEAGEHFTPREVIKLIVNLLLSPEKDLARSHVVKTIFDPACGTGGMLSVAEQYIHELNNEAKPLLYGQDLNDEAWAICKSDMLIKGEEADNIRLGDSFAKDSFSYSDSGEKITFDYMLANPPFGVEWKTQQAFITKEYETLGYNGRFGAGLPRINDGSLLFLQHMISKMCPPEKGGSRIGIVFNGSPLFTGDAGSGESEIRRWIIENDWLEAVVALPDQLFYNTGISTYIWVLTNRKAEERKGKVQLIDARQFFVKMKKSLGNKRNKIGEKDEGEPDQIGEITRIYGAFRDGETRLIGTNGDEKSVVVSKIFDNEDFGYQKITVERPLRLNFQATPERIERIVNETAFQNLATSKKKDGEMRLKEIGAGKQRQQEIRALLEAFAESSGGKCYKDRIAFLRDLRAMDRRKGVLLTAAELKAVLNALGERDETAEICRDSKGNPEPDADLRDTESVPLKESIEEYVAREVLPHVPDAWIDEKRTKVGYEIPLNRHFYQYEPPRSLEEIDAEIKALEREILALLEEVAE; translated from the coding sequence ATGATGGCAACAAAGAACAGCAGCACAACGGCTACACACGCTGAAATGGCAAATTTCATCTGGAACATCTGCAATTTGCTCAGGGGACCGTACAAGCGCAACGAATACAGGAAGGTTATCCTGCCCCTTACCGTGCTGCGGCGCTTTGACTGTCTGCTGGTGCCCACCAAAGAACTGGTTCTCCAGGAGTACGCTGAGATCAAGAACAAGCCGGAGAGTGTTATTCGCAGCAAACTTCAGAAGATCACAGGCCTGCCCTTTTATAATCTGTCCAGATTGACCTTCCACACATTGCTCGATGACCCGGAAAATCTTGCTCCAAATCTAAACGGTTATATCAACGGTTTCTCTCCCAACGTCCGCAAAATAATGGAGAGATTTGCGTTCAGTCAGCAGATTGCCAAGATGGATGAAAAGAACCTCCTCTATGAGGTCATCAAGGCGTTCGATACGGTCAATCTCTCCCCTGATCATGTGGATAATATCCAGATGGGCTATATCTTCGAGGAATTGATCAGGATCGGATCCGAACAGTCGAACGAAGAGGCCGGGGAGCACTTCACCCCGCGCGAGGTGATCAAGTTGATCGTGAACCTCCTGCTCTCGCCTGAGAAGGATCTGGCCCGGAGCCATGTGGTGAAGACGATCTTCGATCCGGCCTGCGGGACCGGGGGGATGCTCTCAGTGGCCGAGCAATACATCCACGAGCTGAACAACGAGGCCAAACCGCTGCTCTATGGTCAGGATCTGAATGATGAGGCCTGGGCGATCTGTAAGTCCGACATGCTGATCAAAGGGGAGGAGGCGGATAATATCCGGCTTGGCGACTCTTTTGCCAAGGACAGTTTCAGCTACAGCGACAGTGGCGAGAAGATCACGTTTGATTATATGCTGGCGAACCCGCCCTTCGGCGTGGAGTGGAAGACGCAACAGGCGTTTATCACGAAGGAATATGAAACGCTGGGCTACAATGGCCGGTTCGGCGCAGGGTTGCCCCGCATCAATGACGGTTCGCTGCTCTTCCTCCAGCATATGATCTCCAAGATGTGCCCGCCAGAAAAAGGCGGCAGCCGGATCGGCATCGTCTTCAACGGGTCGCCGTTGTTCACGGGCGATGCCGGGAGCGGGGAGAGCGAGATCCGCCGGTGGATCATCGAGAACGACTGGCTTGAGGCGGTTGTCGCCCTGCCTGACCAGCTCTTCTACAATACGGGGATCTCTACCTACATCTGGGTGCTGACGAACCGGAAGGCCGAGGAGCGTAAGGGGAAGGTCCAGCTCATCGATGCACGCCAGTTCTTTGTGAAGATGAAGAAGAGCCTGGGGAACAAGCGGAACAAGATCGGGGAGAAGGACGAGGGGGAACCCGACCAGATCGGGGAGATCACGCGGATCTATGGCGCCTTCCGGGACGGCGAGACGCGCCTGATCGGTACGAACGGTGATGAGAAGAGCGTTGTTGTCAGCAAGATCTTCGATAACGAGGATTTTGGCTACCAGAAGATCACTGTCGAGCGCCCGCTCCGGCTGAATTTCCAGGCCACACCTGAGCGTATCGAGCGGATCGTGAATGAGACGGCCTTCCAGAACCTTGCCACGAGCAAGAAAAAGGATGGGGAGATGCGCCTCAAGGAGATAGGGGCGGGAAAGCAGCGGCAGCAAGAGATACGTGCACTTCTCGAAGCATTCGCAGAATCCAGTGGGGGAAAATGCTACAAGGATCGTATCGCCTTCCTCCGCGACCTGCGGGCGATGGACCGCAGGAAAGGGGTGCTCCTGACAGCCGCAGAGTTGAAGGCGGTGCTGAACGCCCTGGGCGAGCGGGACGAGACGGCGGAGATCTGCCGCGATAGCAAAGGCAATCCTGAGCCGGATGCAGACCTCCGAGACACCGAGAGCGTGCCCCTGAAGGAGAGCATCGAGGAGTATGTTGCACGCGAGGTGCTGCCCCATGTACCCGACGCCTGGATTGACGAGAAGAGGACGAAGGTGGGGTATGAGATCCCGCTCAACCGCCACTTCTACCAGTACGAGCCCCCGCGGTCCCTGGAGGAGATTGATGCAGAGATCAAGGCGCTGGAGAGGGAAATCCTGGCGCTTCTGGAGGAGGTGGCCGAGTGA
- a CDS encoding EVE domain-containing protein → MTRWLAISNRTNSDITIKKHLWGVPKRAINQISKTHPCDTLLVYVGQQVIDKDTTLPPAITGCFEIISEVYEDAKPVFTAPPKLGNEVFPLRIKLKTIEVFDPPVEFKPLIPHLAFITNKKQWSGHIRGQAMRTIPEEDHAYIMKAAQTPRD, encoded by the coding sequence ATGACCCGCTGGCTCGCCATATCCAACCGCACAAACTCCGACATCACGATCAAAAAACACCTCTGGGGCGTCCCGAAGCGCGCCATCAACCAGATCAGCAAGACCCACCCATGCGACACCCTCCTCGTCTATGTCGGGCAGCAGGTGATCGATAAGGACACCACCCTCCCGCCGGCGATCACCGGGTGCTTCGAGATCATCTCAGAGGTCTATGAGGACGCAAAACCGGTCTTCACCGCACCCCCGAAACTCGGGAATGAGGTCTTCCCGCTGCGGATCAAACTGAAGACGATAGAGGTCTTCGACCCCCCGGTCGAGTTCAAGCCCCTGATCCCGCACCTCGCCTTCATCACCAACAAAAAGCAGTGGTCCGGGCACATCAGGGGCCAGGCGATGCGGACGATCCCGGAGGAGGACCACGCGTATATCATGAAGGCGGCACAGACGCCGCGGGACTGA
- a CDS encoding DUF5655 domain-containing protein, which produces MGDIRIFRIDGPQAEELKGTSVALEKSLQTYMEQNLEPLLGVTFLASEYATGKTHGGRIDTLGIDENGFPVIIEYKRALNENVINQGLYYLDWLLDHKAEFELLYLKKFKKQGDEVIDWTGPRLLCIAGDFTKYDVHAVQQINRNVELIRYRQFDRSLLLLDLVNVTSQNGDTAAPAPSAPGRKSTGKTFSDALALSDTDLQDRYEAIKAFCLALGDDVQVKITKFYAAFRRIKNFTSVEIRPQSGLLLLYLRLDPDTVTLEEGFTRDVRRIGHWGTGDLEIVIRSDAELERARPLIVRSYEEN; this is translated from the coding sequence ATGGGCGACATCCGCATCTTCCGCATCGACGGCCCGCAGGCAGAAGAACTCAAAGGCACCTCCGTCGCCCTGGAAAAATCCCTCCAAACCTACATGGAGCAGAACCTCGAACCCCTCCTCGGCGTCACCTTCCTGGCCAGCGAATATGCCACCGGCAAGACGCACGGCGGCCGGATTGACACCCTCGGTATCGACGAGAACGGCTTCCCGGTCATCATCGAATACAAGCGGGCGCTCAACGAGAACGTCATCAACCAGGGGCTCTACTACCTCGACTGGCTCCTCGACCACAAGGCCGAGTTCGAACTCCTCTACCTGAAGAAGTTCAAGAAGCAGGGCGACGAGGTCATCGACTGGACCGGCCCCCGCCTCCTCTGCATCGCCGGCGACTTCACCAAATACGATGTCCACGCCGTCCAGCAGATCAACCGGAATGTGGAGCTGATCCGCTACCGCCAGTTCGACCGCTCCCTCCTCCTCCTCGACCTGGTGAACGTCACCTCCCAGAACGGCGACACCGCCGCCCCGGCACCCTCCGCCCCCGGCAGAAAATCGACTGGGAAGACCTTCAGCGACGCCCTCGCCCTCTCTGACACCGACCTGCAGGACCGCTACGAAGCCATCAAGGCCTTCTGCCTCGCCCTCGGCGACGACGTCCAGGTGAAGATCACCAAATTCTATGCGGCCTTCCGGCGGATCAAAAACTTCACCAGTGTCGAGATACGCCCGCAGTCCGGCCTGCTCCTCCTCTACCTCCGCCTCGACCCCGACACCGTCACCCTCGAGGAGGGGTTCACCCGCGACGTGAGAAGGATCGGTCACTGGGGGACCGGCGACCTGGAGATCGTCATCCGCTCGGACGCCGAACTGGAGCGGGCCCGCCCCCTGATCGTGCGGAGTTATGAGGAGAACTGA
- a CDS encoding TATA-box-binding protein, with translation MKIVNIVSSGDLHQPVPFQRLPELPASRYKYDPEMYHGAYLLLNAGKATVYRSGKYILIGLKALEEVDTSFKELLALLSPIIDPSLVSPPRVQNIVGMEDFQVEIPLTRLVVALQMERVEYEPEQFPGVIYRGEQGTALIFSSGKVILAGFKDLGAMAAFASELKEKIRTIG, from the coding sequence ATGAAAATAGTCAATATCGTCTCCTCAGGCGACCTCCACCAGCCCGTCCCCTTCCAGCGGCTGCCCGAACTCCCCGCCAGCAGGTACAAATACGACCCAGAGATGTATCACGGAGCCTACCTACTCCTCAACGCAGGCAAGGCCACCGTCTACCGGAGCGGAAAATATATTTTAATCGGTCTGAAAGCGCTTGAAGAGGTAGATACATCATTCAAAGAACTCCTCGCCCTCCTCTCCCCCATCATCGACCCCTCCCTCGTCTCGCCGCCGCGGGTCCAGAACATCGTCGGCATGGAGGATTTTCAGGTCGAGATCCCGTTGACAAGGCTCGTCGTCGCCCTCCAGATGGAGCGCGTCGAGTACGAACCCGAACAGTTCCCGGGCGTCATCTACCGGGGGGAGCAGGGCACCGCCCTGATCTTCTCCTCGGGCAAGGTGATCCTCGCCGGGTTCAAAGACCTGGGTGCGATGGCGGCGTTCGCATCAGAACTGAAGGAAAAGATCAGGACGATCGGATAA
- a CDS encoding Panacea domain-containing protein encodes MKKLKKIHAMLYAMEHDPAIGRTKLMKFIFFADLIHYNQRGTTLFDSTYIRMPKGPVDPVAYSLTGETNDFFTVKKSRGKGKSSATRPYDHYLFQVRVPVNRDLFSRYEIALFHMILTALRGKKATSVSDLTHHLRLWKEFRDGEEIPLDYFALDDDEMRLVESFGLFIDGFQREFCTRMTTLSADLSDAIHPFTPERVVKVEEVLDDLVVRYPLPSLAVFYDAYLAWDDTFRLALRLNPAVVSSLTAECCDALCFTSYAVQSGAVGREVLAAYCEEVEERFDTIREGLFREHPENLCEVTTTTSDLLDLTMRLSRSLALEMPPGRR; translated from the coding sequence ATGAAAAAACTCAAAAAAATCCATGCGATGCTCTATGCGATGGAGCATGACCCCGCCATCGGTCGGACAAAACTGATGAAGTTCATCTTCTTCGCCGACCTCATCCACTATAACCAGCGGGGCACCACCCTCTTTGACAGCACCTACATCAGGATGCCGAAGGGACCGGTGGATCCGGTGGCGTACTCTCTCACCGGCGAAACAAACGACTTTTTCACGGTCAAGAAGAGCAGAGGGAAGGGGAAAAGTTCGGCCACCCGGCCCTATGACCATTATCTGTTTCAGGTCAGGGTGCCGGTGAACCGTGATCTGTTCAGCCGCTATGAAATCGCTCTCTTTCACATGATCCTGACAGCACTCAGGGGGAAAAAGGCCACATCGGTCAGCGACCTCACCCACCACCTCCGGCTCTGGAAAGAATTCAGGGACGGTGAAGAGATCCCCCTCGATTACTTTGCCCTCGATGACGATGAGATGCGGCTTGTTGAAAGTTTCGGGCTCTTTATCGACGGGTTTCAGCGGGAGTTCTGTACCCGCATGACCACGCTGTCGGCGGATCTCTCAGATGCCATCCATCCCTTTACCCCGGAACGGGTCGTAAAGGTGGAGGAGGTCCTCGACGATCTCGTGGTGCGCTACCCCCTCCCCTCGCTTGCGGTCTTCTACGACGCATACCTCGCATGGGACGACACCTTCCGCCTGGCCCTTCGATTGAACCCGGCGGTGGTGTCATCCCTGACCGCTGAGTGCTGCGACGCCCTGTGCTTTACTTCGTACGCCGTGCAGTCCGGTGCGGTCGGGAGAGAGGTGCTGGCGGCGTACTGCGAGGAGGTGGAGGAGAGATTTGATACCATCAGGGAGGGTCTCTTCCGTGAGCACCCCGAAAACCTCTGCGAGGTCACAACAACGACCAGCGATCTCCTTGACCTGACAATGCGCCTCTCCCGGTCCCTGGCGCTTGAGATGCCGCCGGGGAGGCGTTAG
- a CDS encoding site-specific integrase — MGSTTAPTQEDRAFHLVKQVYAHRSIDRALAEGRLTDDDATLLEAFITEQQASRGLTTVRINKLIYLLVNWRRFLGPYRTNTILDLYAGINRLKGGTNQRGKPFKQNTLHDHIILLKRFYLWLIENEISTVPIKKVKAIKAPDMDRNTKLPEHMLTPEEIRALIKAAANSRDRALVAVLYESGCRIGEIGRLTWERVTFDAHGAVLTVEDTKCHKTRHVRLVMSLPYLAAWRNDFPFEPKGRALVFITNRKTPFQYATTLKILTNLAARAGLTKHVTPHLFRHSRITHLITQGVNESVIKLMMWGNLSTDMFGTYAHLTGRDIDREILGHYGVTVAAEAADTSLEPRECPGCHTINAPTARYCTTCHRALTGESIATIEEMEADLTAHPQILRAMVEEMINEKKRKGEI; from the coding sequence ATGGGTTCAACTACCGCACCAACCCAGGAAGACCGTGCTTTCCACCTGGTCAAGCAGGTCTATGCGCACCGCTCCATCGACCGCGCCCTCGCTGAGGGCCGTCTCACCGACGACGACGCCACCCTCCTCGAGGCCTTCATCACCGAACAACAGGCCTCCCGGGGGCTCACCACCGTCCGGATCAACAAACTCATCTACCTCCTCGTCAACTGGCGGCGCTTCCTCGGACCGTACCGCACCAACACCATCCTCGACCTCTACGCCGGCATCAACCGCCTGAAAGGGGGCACCAACCAGCGGGGCAAACCGTTCAAGCAGAACACCCTGCACGACCACATCATCCTCCTCAAGCGCTTCTACCTCTGGCTCATCGAGAACGAGATCTCCACCGTCCCCATCAAGAAGGTCAAGGCGATCAAGGCGCCTGACATGGACCGGAACACCAAACTCCCCGAGCACATGCTCACCCCGGAAGAGATCCGGGCCCTCATCAAAGCCGCCGCAAACTCCCGTGACCGTGCGCTCGTCGCCGTGCTCTACGAGTCCGGGTGCCGGATCGGCGAGATCGGGCGGCTCACCTGGGAGCGGGTCACCTTCGACGCACACGGCGCCGTCCTCACCGTCGAGGACACCAAATGCCACAAAACCCGGCACGTCAGGCTGGTCATGTCCCTCCCCTACCTCGCCGCATGGCGAAACGACTTCCCCTTCGAGCCAAAAGGGCGGGCCCTCGTCTTCATCACCAACCGCAAGACGCCGTTCCAGTACGCCACCACCCTCAAGATCCTCACCAACCTTGCCGCGCGGGCCGGCCTCACCAAACACGTCACGCCTCACCTCTTCCGCCACTCGCGCATCACCCACCTCATCACCCAGGGCGTCAACGAGTCGGTCATCAAACTGATGATGTGGGGCAACCTGAGCACCGATATGTTCGGGACCTACGCCCATCTCACCGGCCGGGACATCGACCGCGAGATCCTCGGCCACTACGGCGTCACCGTCGCCGCCGAGGCGGCCGACACAAGCCTGGAGCCGCGGGAGTGTCCCGGGTGCCACACCATCAACGCCCCGACCGCCCGCTACTGCACCACCTGCCACCGCGCCCTCACCGGCGAGAGCATCGCCACCATCGAGGAGATGGAGGCCGATCTCACCGCCCACCCGCAGATCCTCAGGGCGATGGTCGAGGAGATGATCAACGAGAAGAAACGGAAAGGTGAAATCTGA